In Flavobacteriales bacterium, the genomic stretch AAGAATAAAGTATTTTCCATATGGCAAACCATCTGTATTTAAATGGCTGTAATGCTCTTGATAATCATTTTGATTATCTATAGCAACCTCCCAAGTTCTAACAGGAGTCAATTTATTTAAGCGATCAAGTGTCTCATAGCGATCTTTAAAATTAAAATCCCATTCTACTTTCACCAGTTTAAAGAAAACCTTATTTATATTTTTATGTTTAAAAACTAACTGTATGGGTTGATTTGGGCGTTGACTTTTCTCTATTTCAAAAGCCATTGACTTGGCTTCAATTTGTAATTTTAAAGCTCGACATTCTTTTGCACCATAACTTTCTGGAAACTTTGAAATGGTAGCATTACAAATTTCCATTGCTTTCTTTTTTTCTAATTGATGCTCACCTGTTGTTCTATTATAGCGATCTCCTTTTTCTGAATGAATCTGAGCTATTTTATACCATACTCTTGCTGTTTCGTCATTTTCTTTATATGTTTTAGTCAACTCAGTTAACGCATCAAAATACAACTTTTCTTTTTGAGGATGAGTCGTTTGATTATTGACAAACGACAAACGTTTCAATGTTGTTTCAATGATCCCCGATTCATTTCCAAGACGCGATTGATGTATTGTTAATTCTTGATAAATTTTTATTGCATAAAAAAGATTAGAAGCGTCTTTAGGCCTTACTATTTCCAGTTCTGTAAACGCTTGATTTTCCTCATAAAACACTTCATCATTTAATGTAAAAAAGTCGGCAGGTTGAGTCAAGTTAAATTGTGTATTTTCAAAAAACTCCAGTGAGCGAGAAGCTAAAAAATCATATAAAGTAGGCCTAAACTTTTCCGTTTCTTCATGATAATTTAAAATCGCTTTAAAATCTGACAAGGTAGTATGTTGCAAACTATCTTTCCCACTTAAAGAAGCTAAATATGCTTCAAACGTTTTGTTGGAGAGGGTTTTTAAATCCCAAGTTCTAATATCATCATCTTTAAAATCTTCTGAGTAACTACGCCCATTAATTTGCCACTGATTTTGTTGATAATACCTCCAATAAGTTTCTGCTGCAATGGAATGAACCAACTGTTTCAAAGGAAATTTCGCTGTTTTAGCTATTCCTTGCAATTCATTTAATGCTTTTACAAAATCATCTTCCTCAAGATAAGAATTATACTTCATTTTATAAATTAACGCCTTGATTGTTTGGGGCGTATTCTCATCTTTTTGGGCTGTCTGAAAGATCTCTTTTACAGTTCTTAACGCAGATTTATACAACCCATTATTTTCATGTTGAGCTACAGTATCCCAAAGGTTTTGGTAATCTTCTTCAAAATTAAAATTCAGTGCAGTCATTTCTTGATTATTGGTATTGGTATTTGCAGTACTCTTCTTGTTTTTACAGGAAAACCCCAAAAATAGTACACTTAAAATTACAATTATTATCGAAAAAACATGCTTTTTAAAACTCATAATACCAGTATTTAGCTAATCAAAAATAAGATTAGTTTGACGGATATACACCCAATAGTTTAAAAAGTTCAAAAAAGTTTAACATTTTCCTATATCATTTTAATATTATCCAAGACGATCATATCAAATGAAGCCTAGAATTCAAATGGTAATTCTTATCTTTGGAAGAACAAAAATCTATTTATCGTGAGACATCTCCTTCTTCTTGCTTCTTTCCTAATCATGAATTGGTATTGGAGTCAACAAATTGACTCAATAGGTATAGGCAACACTATTTTTAGTGGTATTGGCAACCCAAAAAAACTAGACTCCATCGAACAGGTGATTTACCCTAAAGTTATTGACGATTATTTATTGGAGGAAACCTATTATTACACTTTGTCTAAAGCTCGTTTTCTTTCAGGACAATTGACAGAAGCCTTTTCACATGCAGAAAAGGGTATTGCTCTTAATCAACGAAAAAACAAAACCTTTCGATCTGCAAAATTCTACAATATTCAAGCTTCTGTTTATGCCTATCAAAAAGATTATAAAAAGGCCATTCAGACCTTTAAAACATCTTTGGAAATTCTAGAGAATACTAAAAACTATTATACTGCGGCACAAGTTCAGAACAACATTGCAAACATCTTTTTTGGATTATCTGATTTTGAATCTGCATACAAATACAGTAAGGTATCGCATGATCGCTTAACAGCATTTAATGACACCATTCATTTACCTGGTGTTAAAGGAATTTTAGCTGTTACCCTTTTAAAGCTTAATCGCATTCCTGAGGGTAAAAAAAATGCCAACCAAGCGTTGAAACTCTCTAAAAAATACAACAATCCCATTGGCTTAATTGTTAGTAATTACAGTCTTGGTGAAGTATTTATCGTTGAAGAAAGCTGCGATAGTGCGATTATTTATTTTAAAGCTTCACTCCAATTAAGTGAACAGTTTCGACAAAAGCATTTTACGATGTTAAATAAAGTTGGACTACTCAAAGCATATTTGATTAACAAAAACTATAATGAGGCTGTTGAAGTAGGCGAACAAGCATTAGCCGAGACTATTGCTCTTGAGAATGAAAACACGTTATATGCTATTCATAAAAATCTTGGCTATGCTTATCATGGACTTGAAAAAGAAAAAGAAGCTTTTGAACATATTTCTGCTGCTCTTGAAACTTATGTTGAAGCATCCAGTACAGAGAACAAAAAAGCAATTAATGATATTCTAATTAAATACGACACAGAAAAGAAAGAAAAAAAACTTATTGCCGCGCGTTTAGAAAATGCCCAAAGTAAACATCAACTTTATAAACGAACCCAACTTGCCATTATTCTTGGCGTAGT encodes the following:
- a CDS encoding tetratricopeptide repeat protein, coding for MNWYWSQQIDSIGIGNTIFSGIGNPKKLDSIEQVIYPKVIDDYLLEETYYYTLSKARFLSGQLTEAFSHAEKGIALNQRKNKTFRSAKFYNIQASVYAYQKDYKKAIQTFKTSLEILENTKNYYTAAQVQNNIANIFFGLSDFESAYKYSKVSHDRLTAFNDTIHLPGVKGILAVTLLKLNRIPEGKKNANQALKLSKKYNNPIGLIVSNYSLGEVFIVEESCDSAIIYFKASLQLSEQFRQKHFTMLNKVGLLKAYLINKNYNEAVEVGEQALAETIALENENTLYAIHKNLGYAYHGLEKEKEAFEHISAALETYVEASSTENKKAINDILIKYDTEKKEKKLIAARLENAQSKHQLYKRTQLAIILGVVVILLLFSYYLYNRLQKEKMRQLQKEQESKRMLAAISAEEKERKRISNELHDGMASSITGIKLKLEGMMTESKDSTFSPLVSQLQRLHDETRRISHNLMPLDLNKENWAKRLEEYCVENSSDRFKIDFINNLPSTIALPPSQSILLYRSIQELIHNAQKYAGVNSCTVQLSSVKGELIISVEDEGVGFIPKDQKGQGLNSIRQRLFEIDATIDIESRIGNGSLISIYLTLPS